The genomic region CCGACCACGGGCGCCGTCTACCTCTACTCCGACCAGTGGCTCCCGGAGGCGGCGGCGTTCGCGAGCATGGACTGGGACGAGGTGGGGGCCCGCCAGAACCCGTGACCGCGCCCACGGCCACGTCGATGCAAGACCGCACGTCTTCGGGAGCGCCGGAGCTCGCGCCCGCGACCCGCCGGCGCGTGCCCTGCACGAGCTGCGGCGTCTGCCAGTTCTGCCCGAGCCAGCTCTTGATCCCGATGATCCTCTCGCTCTACAACGACGCCCTGCTCGACTCGAGGGAAGACGCGGCCGAGGAGTACCGCCGGGCCTGCCTGGACGCGGAGCTGGGCGCGGATCGGTGCAGCGGGTGCGGCCTCTGCGAGACCGTCTGCCCGGCGAGGATCCCGGTTCCCGACAGGCTGCGCGAGGCGCACGCCTATCTCACCGGCGCCGCCTGAAACCGCCGGCACGAGCGGCTTGTGACGCGCGCGTTCGAGGTAGAATGACCCCTGCAATGGCCTTTGATCGGAAGCGGGCGGAGGGCGCGCTCGTCGATGTGCTCGAGGGGCTCGTCGGCGACCGGATCGCCGGGATGGGGTTCCGGCTGCTCGACGGCGTGATCGCGACGGCCTGCCACTGCCTGCCGCGACTCCAGGGGAAGGTGGTGCTGCCCGACCCCGACGCGCCGGGCGCGCCTCCGGTGACGGTGCGGCTTCGCCATCCCGCCACGGGAGAGGTCGCGCTCGCGGCGCTGGTCGCCGCCGACCCGTGCTCCGACTTCGCGCTGCTGCGGGCCCTGCCGGAGAGCGTCCCGGTCCCGCCCGGCGCCGGCGCCTCCTTCGCCGGGATCGTCGCGGGGCTCGAGCGCCTGCCTCTCGCGCGGAGCCCGCTCGCGGAGCAACGGGTCTCGTTCTGCACGCACGAGCGGCGCTGGGTGGAGGGGCTGGCGCGCGGCGCGTCGATCACCGTCTGGGACGACGCCAGCCGGATCCGCCGGGGCACCTCGGGCGCTCCGGTGTTCGACCAGGACGGGCGCGTGGTGGGGCTCGTGGGCAGCAACGACGTGCGCCTCCCCAGCGCGACCATGTGCCTGCTCGCGGAGCGGCTCCCGGCGTGGGCGCTGCGCGAGGCCGCCGAGCTTTCGGAAAGAGGAGCGTGAGCGAACGATGGCCACCTTCAACGTGACGAAGATCCGCAAGGAAGCGCCGGCCGGGAACCCGACCCACGAGCACATCGTGGGGGTGTTCACCTCGGACGGGACCTATCGCACCGTGCAGGAGGTGGCGGACAGCATCGAGGCGGGCGACGAGTGGCAGACCGCCCCCGCCGACGCGCCGCCGGCCGCGATCGGGGTGGAGCTCTTCTGCCCGAACGCCTGGTGCATGATGAAGCCGTACCTCTCGTCGTGCCCCGGCCCGTTCCTGGCGAGCGACCTCGAGAAGCTGCCCCGCGGCTGACGGCGCGCGCCGCCCAGCGGCTCAGCCGCCGATGGCGGCGAGGTTCCTGGCGACGCCGCAGCGCCCTTCGCGCAGGGCGTGCGACTCCGGCTTCGCCCTCACCGCGCGCTCCACCGTCCGCCAGAGCTCGGCCTCCTGATCGTCCCGCTGGAGCAGGGGACGCAGCGGCACCTGCTCCTCGCCGAAGAGGCAGAGCCGCAGGTCGCCGGTGGAGGAGACGCGGAGCCGGTTGCAGGAGGCGCAGAAGCCGGTCGAGTAGGGCGCGATGAGCCCCGCCTTCCCCTGGTGGTCCGGGTGCCGGTACATCGCGGCGGGGCCGTCGCTGGGGCTCTTCTCCTGCGGCACCCAGCCGCGCGCCGCCAGCCGCTGCCGGACCTCGTCGGCCGGGAGGTGGGCGCGCCGGAAGAAGTCGGCGTTGTCGCCGGTCTGCATGAGCTCGATGAAGCGGACCGTCACCGGCATGCGGCGGGTGAAGTCGAGGAGCCGGTCGAGCTCCGTGTCCTCGAGCCCGCGCAGGAGCACGGTGTTCACCTTGATCGACGGGATGCCCGCGGCCACCGCCGCCTCGATCCCGGCGACTACTTCGGGGAGCCGGTCGCGGCCGGTGACCTCGGCGAAGCGGGCGCGATCGAGGCTGTCCAGGCTGACGTTGAGCGCGTGGAGCCCGGCGTCGCGCAGCCCGGCGGCGAGGGAGGCGAGCCGGTGGCCGTTGGTGGTGAGCCCCACCCGGCGCACCCCCGGCGTGCGGGCGATCCGCTCCACCACCTCGCAGATGTCGGCGCGGGTGCAGGGCTCGCCTCCGGTCACGCGGACCTTCCAGAAGCCGAGGCCGGCGAAGCCGCGGACCAGGCGCGCGATCTCCTCGGCCGAGAGGGGCTGGCCGCGCGCCTTGGGGCAGCCGCCCGGGAGGCAGTAGACGCAGCGGAAGTTGCAGCGGTCGGTCACCGAGAGCCGGAGGTACTGGAGGGACCGGCCGAAGCCATCGCGTAGTGTTCCCCGGGCGCTCATGGATTGCAGCGATCGTAGCACCTCCCATGGCCATTGCGACGCGTCCGGCGCCTCACGGTGAAATGACCAGAGGGCATGGGCTTTCCACGGTGTCCCGGCCGGCGCCGGGCGGAGGGCCGCGCTCAACCCACAGGAAACACCGGCGCTTGGAGCGGCGCAGGCCGTGGCACGCTCGTTGCTCGCTTGGGCGGTGCCGGAAACCTTTTCTCACGGTGAGGCGAACGAATGAGGATCACGACAAAAGCGGTCGCCCTGCTCTCCGTGCTATGCGCACCGTGGACGGCGCGCGCCGTGGAGGTCGATGCGACCAGCTCGACGCAATACCTCCACTATCAGGACTTCCAGAGCGGCTCGAAGGATCAGGACGACGTCGCCGAGTACTTCCGGCTGAGCCTGACCAAGATCGATCCGGCGGGGAAGATCAGCGTCCGCGGATACGGGCGGCTGGTCGGGCAGCTCACGACCAGCAACGAGTCTCGCCCCGAGCTGGTGTCGAACGTCGTCGGCCGCCTCTACTACCTGTACCTCGACTACCACGACGTCATCCAGGACCGGCTCGACCTGCGGCTCGGCCGGAGCTTCGTGAGCGTGGCCGCCGATCCGGCGACGATCGACGGCGGCTACCTGAACCTCAAGAACCTGGGGCCGGCCGGCGTGACGCTGTTCGGCGGCCGCCGGGTGGTCTTCGACAACAAGAGCGAGCTCGACGGCAGCGACTCGGTCTGGGGCGGCAGCGTCTACCTCGACACCGTCAAGTACACCCACGTCGAGGCGAGCTACTCGCGCCGCTACGCCGACAGCGAGCTGGCCCAGGAGTACGCGGCCCTCGACGTGTCGAGCACGCCGTTCTCGATGCTGGGGCTGGTGGGACGCGCCCGGTACGACTTCGCCTCCATGCGCTGGGCCGAGCTCCTCGTGGGCGCCGACCTCACCCCCATCGCCGACCTCACGCTGCACGGCGAGTACTACAACAGCAAGCCGACCTTCGATCAGTTCTCCTTCTACCGGTTCTTCAACGTCGACCGTTACCAGCAGTACAGCGTGGCGGCCGAGTACCGCTTCAACCCCCGGTACTCGCTGAACGCCCGGTACGCCTACGAGGACTTCAACGGGAACTCCTCGGCCAACCTGGTGGACGCCGGCGTCCACCTCGCCCCGATCGAGAACCTGACCGTCAACGCCAGCTACGAGTGGCGCGACGGCTACGCCGGCCGGATCAGCGGGCTTCGCTTCAGCGGCGGCTACCGGCTCCAGAAGGCGCTGCTCCAGGCGGGCGCGGACTTCGACGACTTCCGCCGCGAGGACTCGCGCGACGGCACCGCCAAGAAGTACTGGGCCGCGGTATCCTACGACGTGTGCAAGGCGGTCAGCGCCTCGCTCCGCGCCGAGAACAACCTGAACTTCTACTTCAGCCACGCCTTCCGCGGATTCCTCGCGGTCAACGTGCATCTCTAAGAGCGGAAGGGGACTCAATGTCACGCAGCAACGCATCGAGACTGCTTCGTCTGCTCACCGCGGCCCTGGTCCTCGCCGGCGCGCCGCTGGCCCGGGCGACCGACCACAAGGACTACAAGGCCTCCAAGCCGTCGGAGTGCCGGGACTGCCACGGCGCGTCGGGGGTCACCGACACCCACAACGCCCCCGACTTCAAGCGCCAGCACCGGCTCGTGGCCCGCAAGGCGAACAACAACTGCGCCGACTGCCACCAGCAGTCCTACTGCCTCGATTGCCACAACGGTGGCAACGTGGACGCCGACCTCTCCAAGACCTTCTCGCGGCGCGGGGAGTACATGCCCAAGTCGCACGCGGCCGACTTCATCTCGACCCACGCGATCAAGGCCACCGACGACCCGCAGTCGTGCAACCGCTGCCACGAGCCGAAGTTCTGCTCCGACTGTCACGCCCGGCAGATCCAGCAGAACCGGCCCGGCATGAGCATCCGCCCGCACAAGCCGGTCTTCAGCGGCGGGCAGCCGGACCCGAGCTGGGTCTCGTTCCACAAGACGGACGCGCGCAGGAACCTGCGCTCCTGCCAGGGCTGCCACCCGTCGAAGAGCGACTGCTCGAACTTCCAGTGTCACCCGGGGCTCGGCGGAAGGTAGGGGCGGGGACGTGGGATCAGCCAGGTCCAGGCTGGACCGCCGGCTTGGACCTGGCTGAGCCGCTCCCATGGCGCCGCGCGACGCCCTCTTGAGCCTGGCCGCCCTGGCCGTCGCCGCGTGCGGCGGCCAGGCGGGCCAGGCCGGTCCTGGCCACGCCGACGGTGGGACGACTCCCGCGGTCGCCTCCTGCACCGGGTCCATTCCAGCCAACGCCGTGATGTGCCCCGGCGCCGACGCCGGGCTCGTGCGCGATGCGCCCCGCGTCGTCACCGGCACTTCCTGCGACTGCGGCGGCGCCTGCGTCCCGACCCCGTGCACCTACGTCTGCGAGGCCGGCTACACCGTCAGCGACGGTGCCTGCGTGGCCGTGCCGCCGCCGCCCGTCGTCGTCCAGAGCTTCGACAACGGCGACGGCACCGTCACCCTCCTCGACGACCTGGGCCGGACCACCTGGCTCGCCGACGGGGGCTGCTCCGGAGCGATGCCCTGGGACGAGGCGCAGGCTTGGGTGGCCGGGCTGGCGTCCGGCGCCTGCGGGCTGGCCGACGGCTCCGCGCCCGGCGACTGGCTGCTGCCCGGTCCGCTCCAGCTCCTGCGCCTCGGGTCGGTGCTGGCGGCGCAAGGCCCCTTCGTCCACGTCGGGGCCGAGGGCTACTGGTCGTCGTTCCAGCCCTGCATCGGGTACGCGGGCGCGGTGAACGTGGTGGAGGGGCGCTACCTCGACGTGCCGCCGACGGCGCTCTTCCAGGTCTGGCCGGTCCGGCGGTAGCCGGGGCCCCTCCGGTCACCGGGCTTGGTCCTGCCGCCTGGAGGAGCAGCTGCTCTTCGGGGGCTGGCTGCGCGGAGTGCCGCGGGACGGCGGCGCGTCTCGACCGGGAGCGCGCGCCGAGCCCCCCGTGTGAGCCGTTGCCGGCCACGCACCGGCGCGCCACGACTCTGCGAGGGGGTGAACCATGGGCTTCCTCGACAACCTCACCGGCTCACTGTCCGGCGGGTCCGCGAGCTCCGGCCTGGCGCGGTCCGTGATGGACATGATCGCGAGCGGGCAGGGCGGCGGACTCAACGGCCTCGTCCAGGCGTTCCAGCAGAACGGGCTCGGCCACCTGATGGACTCCTGGATAGGAACGGGTCAGAACCTCCCGGTCTCGCCGGGGCAGGTCCAGCAGGCGCTCGGGCCGAAGGTGCAGGAGCTCGCGAGCCAGCACGGGATGAGCACGGACGCGGTGAGCCACGCGCTGTCGCAGTTCCTCCCCGGGCTCATCGACCACCTCACGCCGAACGGGCAGGTGCCGCAGGGCGGCGTCGGCGCCGGGCTGTCGGCGCTGCGCTCGAAGCTGGGCATCTGAGATCGTCACCGCCGCGGTGCGCCCGCTCCCGGCGACGCAGCCGGGCTCGGCTCGAGCGCGTCGCGGGGGCAGGCCAGGCGTGCGCCTCCTGTCGCTCAGGGACAGGAGGCGCGACGACCTTCGCCCCCGGCGCGCCGGGCGGGATCACTTGTGCGCGCAGGAGCACGCGCCGTGCTCGTGCGGCTTCGGCGCGCTCGGCGCGGCCTGGGCGGGGGCCGCCTCCGGCCTGGCGGTCTGCCCCGTTGACTGGTTGCCGGACTTCTGGAGACGCCAGGCGTTCCGCTCCTCCCAGCTCGGCCCGGCGAACGCGGGGGTCACCATCATCGCGAGAGCCGCGGCGGCCACGATCTTCTTCAGCATGATCATTCCTCCGTCGGAGAGTTGGGCTTCGATTCCGACGCGAGGAGGCGCTGCATCCTGGGTGCCAGCCGCTCGAGGCCTCGAAATGCTCAGGATGGCGCGGCGGGGCCCGCTGGCGGAGGCACCGCGGCGGTTCCGGTGTAACCCGCGATCTCACGGTCGCGGGGTCCATCGAACCGCGCCCGACCGGTGGCGCTCGTCGCCAGCGGGGGGTAACTCGCCGGGAGACATCGGCACCCGGCGCGTCACGCTTCCGCGCCCGCCGGACGAAGCCCGAACGCCGGCGAACCGCTGCGTTCAGCAGTGAGCGTCGGCTGGCACTCGCGCTGCAAAGTGATCCGGGGACGGCATCGAGCCGTTCCACCATCCACGGAGGTCGTTCCCATGTCCCGGATCCTCAACACCACCCTCGCCGCCCTGCTCGTCGCCTCGGCCACGCCCGCGCTCGCGGCGGACCTGCCGCCCTTCGCCGGCAACTTCGACGATGCGCAGTACGGCTACGCCAACGACCCGGCCACGCCCGCCGCGGCGCCCCGCGGCGCCACCCTCGCCGCCTCGAGCAAGGACCGCGAGGCGAGCGCGACCCCGAAGCACGAGCACCGCGCCGGCTCGATGAAGAGCGACTGCACGTGCCACGGCTGAGGCGGAGCTTGCTCCGGCCGCCGCGCGCGGCCGGAGCGGGGGCGGTCATCCGGCCTCGCAGCGCCCGGGCGCAGCGCAGGTGGCCAGCGCTGCGCTCGAAGCCTGAGCAGTGGAGACCGTCAGCGCCCCGGTGCGCCCGCGCCCGGCGGGTCGTAGTGGCGGCGCGGCGACTCCTCCGGGAAGGCGGCGATGGCGTCGAGCGAGTCCTCGTCGAGGTAGCACCAAGCCCAGTCCTCGCCCGGCTCGAACGACTTGATGACCGGGTGGCTCGTCGCGTGGTGATGGCGCGTGGCGTGGCGGTTCGGCGAATCGTCGCAGCACCCCACGTGCCCGCACGTCATGCACAGGCGCAGGTGCACCCACGGGTCGCCGGTCTCGAGGCACTCCTGGCAGCCGTGCCCGCTGGGCCGCACGGGCGCTGCCCGCTTCCGCTCGAACTGCTTCAGGTGGTCGCACATGGGCCCTCCGCGGCCGCGATCGGGTCCTCGGGGTCTACCGGCGCCCGGTCGTTCGCGCCGCGGATCCCGCAGACCTGACCGGCAGGTCGCCGGGCGAGTCGAAGCGCGGACCGGAGCCCACCGTTCACGCGCGCTCGCCCCGGCCCTTCCAGCATCCGGCAGGATGGCCAGATGCGCCGTTCGATTCGCGCAGCGCTGCTGGGGGCGATCGCATCTCTGCTCGCCGCGAGCGCCATACCCGTCGGTGTCGCGTTCTTCCTGCGGCCCGACGGGTCGCTCGTCGGGATTCCCCGGGCCGTGCTCGCGGGCTCTCCCTTCGAGAGCTTCCGGATTCCCGGGCTCGTCCTCGCGACCGTCGTCGGCGGAAGCACCCTGTTCGCCGCGGTCCTCCTTGCGCGGCGAGCTCGCTCGGCCCGGATGGCCACGGTCGTCGCGGGTACCATCGTCGTCGGGTGGATCGCGGTGCAGGTTCTGCTCATCGGCTACGTGAGTCCGCTCCAGCCGCTGGTGAGCGTCCTCGGGGTCGTGCTGCTCGGGGGGGCGCTGGCGATGTGAGGTTCTTCCCGGGCCACGCCGGGCACAACGAACGCCGCCCAGAAGCCTTCCCCGGCGGACCCTGTCGCATCCCGGGCGGGCACCGCAGTGTGACTGTCCGCAGATGCGAAGGCGGTCGGGCGGTGTACGCTTTCGAGCCGGGAGGGAACTCATGCTGCTCGTCGCGATCATCTCCGCGGCCGCGCTCGCAGCGGAGCCGGTGTCATCTTCCTCGGAACCGCAGATCCTCCCGGACCGGACTCTCGCGAGGCGGCCCACGGATACGCGTGCCTCCGCGTCGAACGCGGGGCGGGACCGTCCGTTCCAGGCCGACTCGCCCCCCAGCGCCACTTCAATCGTAAGGGCGGGGGGTAGATGGGGCTTCCTGCAGCAGAAGGTTGCCCAAAGGTTGCCCGAAATGATGACCGAAAGTGACTGACGGGAAGGAAAGGAGAGGGGAGCCGTCGCCATCCCTCCGATTCATGGCGTTCTCG from Anaeromyxobacter paludicola harbors:
- a CDS encoding NapC/NirT family cytochrome c, which translates into the protein MSRSNASRLLRLLTAALVLAGAPLARATDHKDYKASKPSECRDCHGASGVTDTHNAPDFKRQHRLVARKANNNCADCHQQSYCLDCHNGGNVDADLSKTFSRRGEYMPKSHAADFISTHAIKATDDPQSCNRCHEPKFCSDCHARQIQQNRPGMSIRPHKPVFSGGQPDPSWVSFHKTDARRNLRSCQGCHPSKSDCSNFQCHPGLGGR
- the moaA gene encoding GTP 3',8-cyclase MoaA; translation: MSARGTLRDGFGRSLQYLRLSVTDRCNFRCVYCLPGGCPKARGQPLSAEEIARLVRGFAGLGFWKVRVTGGEPCTRADICEVVERIARTPGVRRVGLTTNGHRLASLAAGLRDAGLHALNVSLDSLDRARFAEVTGRDRLPEVVAGIEAAVAAGIPSIKVNTVLLRGLEDTELDRLLDFTRRMPVTVRFIELMQTGDNADFFRRAHLPADEVRQRLAARGWVPQEKSPSDGPAAMYRHPDHQGKAGLIAPYSTGFCASCNRLRVSSTGDLRLCLFGEEQVPLRPLLQRDDQEAELWRTVERAVRAKPESHALREGRCGVARNLAAIGG
- a CDS encoding S1 family peptidase — protein: MAFDRKRAEGALVDVLEGLVGDRIAGMGFRLLDGVIATACHCLPRLQGKVVLPDPDAPGAPPVTVRLRHPATGEVALAALVAADPCSDFALLRALPESVPVPPGAGASFAGIVAGLERLPLARSPLAEQRVSFCTHERRWVEGLARGASITVWDDASRIRRGTSGAPVFDQDGRVVGLVGSNDVRLPSATMCLLAERLPAWALREAAELSERGA
- a CDS encoding YidB family protein, with amino-acid sequence MGFLDNLTGSLSGGSASSGLARSVMDMIASGQGGGLNGLVQAFQQNGLGHLMDSWIGTGQNLPVSPGQVQQALGPKVQELASQHGMSTDAVSHALSQFLPGLIDHLTPNGQVPQGGVGAGLSALRSKLGI
- a CDS encoding UBP-type zinc finger domain-containing protein produces the protein MCDHLKQFERKRAAPVRPSGHGCQECLETGDPWVHLRLCMTCGHVGCCDDSPNRHATRHHHATSHPVIKSFEPGEDWAWCYLDEDSLDAIAAFPEESPRRHYDPPGAGAPGR
- a CDS encoding 4Fe-4S dicluster domain-containing protein produces the protein MTAPTATSMQDRTSSGAPELAPATRRRVPCTSCGVCQFCPSQLLIPMILSLYNDALLDSREDAAEEYRRACLDAELGADRCSGCGLCETVCPARIPVPDRLREAHAYLTGAA